Within the Phycodurus eques isolate BA_2022a chromosome 15, UOR_Pequ_1.1, whole genome shotgun sequence genome, the region aggtcaaatgaatgtagtcatgattttgatatgatttgggggattctgtaccaatctttggtgggccggattgaaatgatcaatgggCCGGATGTagcccgcgggccgtagtttTCCCACCTCTGATTTAGACATAGGTTGTGTGGGGAGCGCTAAATTGCCAATATTGGTACATTATAACAAGCAAATTTTCATGATACgttgtcaattaaaaaaatttaaaaaaaattatgacacATGAAAACAGCTCCAAAGACAGCATTAGTGTACCACTTCATTTGATTATATCAAAAAACTCAATGTGAATCTATTGATTTACATAGTGCTTAATACAACTTTTAGACCAGccatttaaatgagaaaaaatattttagctatcttttaaaaatgtgtttataattttaaaaaatggtgttGTTATTGTTACTTTATTGGTATACCATTTTGAATGGGATCACAAATTTTCAAGATGAATTCACACTTTACAGATTCACACACACTTTTCTAGGCTTTTTTTTGACAAGTTATAAATTTGTcaagcaatatatatataaaaaacaatttaaaaacgtATGTTTCTGTTCAGAAACGCAAGTAAATAACTAAAATGTGATATCTTCATTAAGAAATAATGGTGTGACATGTAACATCAGTGTTAACTTCTTTCTCACCTGCCTCTGCAGCCATAGCTCCCGCCGCCTCCGTTTCCTCCGCCGGCTCTTcaggtggttcttttccttCTTGCTTTGCCTGTGTAATACTATGGAGGCCGGCACGGTTCCATGCTGGATAGAGTTGCAGGGGCATAGTCAcccacatgatttgtttggtaGTTTTTATGCCATTCCTGATGCAGCCTAcccatgtttcttttttttttttaattagggtTTGGGATTAGTAAGTACTAATACTAAATGTATtcacaatttaattttaaaactgaGTTAATCAGGTACTATTCTTTCCAGAGTTTAAAATATACTCCCTACTGACAGTTTATGTTCCAGGATTCCAGCTGTATAGGTTAGTATTTTCCCACCTTAACTGAACCAAAACACAAAGATtttacattaaaagaaaaaaaaaaaaaaaaaacatagaaaaaTCTAACAGCATGCCACTTCACAAAACTGATGAAATACTGATGATCTTGTctaaatttactcacaaattgacttagtATGAAATCTGGGCAtgttcaattaaacaaaacTGATATAGCCATAGGAAACTATTACTTATCCGCTTGCATGGATGGAAACAGGTGGAcccaggtttattgtaccttctgccatcatTTGACTTTTGAGCTTCCATTACATTTCATTACAAGACATGCTAAATAAACACACAATCaattaaattaatgaatgatGCTCCTGGCAACAAATGTTTGTCAACAACTTTGTGCTCTGTCTTCTTCATAAAAAGAAATGAGCCACGGCCAGTGATACCTTccagtagggctgcacaattaatcgaaATGTAATCGTTATCACGATTTTGGCTCCCATGATTAAATTAGCCTGATCGTCGGCGATATTTTACATAAATGCAAGCACTGCTGCATCtcaaaagtgcttcatttgcagcagtgcccgcaacctagtcagccagccaccagggggccaATACATgattaaggcttcattaagctccAGCACGGCGCTCTGGTGcgaacttcaaaataaaagcctaaaaaatggcattgatgtccaatgtaatTCTATATGAATCTTTTATTTTAGCGCATTAGTGGCGAGGCGGCACGTCACgctaagacactattaacaatcatTGTAGCGTTGTGACTTAAAATTTTCGGTTAGCCTGACCGAAATGACAAAACGCTGGAAGTAAAAAGAGAGGGAGGTCACAACTGTTGAGTTCTTTGCAGTGTGTGCACAATTGACCAATAGCTAAGAAGAACAACGGTGAGGTACCATACTTGACAgttcactatattgacgacgAAGATTTTCACTtactttgtaatagcacatttattcagttagcccttgctaaagtaggattttttttgggtaaatgttttttaaattatttccatgtattcttatttaaatattaattttgAACTTAAAccgttacatattgtttgttaaaaagtacTGCAATAAAAGTAAAGATTTTTCCCtgacatgaggaataatcgtgattacaatccatccatccactttccgtaccacttatcctcactagggtcgtgggcaagctggagcctatcctcgctgactctgggcaagagcttgggtacaccctgaactggttgccagccaattgcagggcacatataaacaaatgactattagcactcacagtcacaccaattTAAGAAGCAATTTGGAgatttcaatcaacctaccatgcatgtttttgggatgttggagaaAACCAGAGGACCTGGAAAAAACCCAGATGCTAGTCTGTGCATATTACAGTTCACACACAATATTTATcaacatattttgcaataacAAACTATAGCTGTTGTTGTGTTGATTATATTTGACCAACTTCTCATTCCCCCACATAGAGTATGATctctggaaaaaataaataaattgttgcaAGGACCGACACCAGACTCGGATACACTAAGTTGACGAGTGAATGACCAATTGCGCATATTTGAATGTGAAAAGATACAAATTAAAGGAAAGCTGCAGTTAGGACAAGATCTAAAAGTAAGGGCAACATAATGCAACGTCACTAAAATATGCCGAAAAATGTAATAAAGGAATAAATAAGTCCGAACAAACTGGACCTTACCACCATCGTCTCTTCCTGCTCGCGTGCACTGTAAGACATTGGTGTCCCTCGAAGGTACAGTGAGACATCGTCTTGGGAATTTTCTGCAGATGATCCCTCATGTTCCACAGTGTGCACCATCTGACATTCCAGAGGCGCCTCTCTTGCAGCAGACACAGATGAGCAGCCGGTAACAGCACTGAAGGCAGCTTCATCATCTTTGTCCATGGGATACAGCACAGGGAACGGTGAAGACCTGCTTACCGAGTCTCCTGAAAACCAGAAACACATAGGAGTCCTGCTCCAAGCTATAGCTCCTCCTATGAGACACAATACACaatagggatgtcccgatccaactttttcacatCCGATCCGATacagatattgcagccttgagtttagGCCCACACTGACATCAGTCCGATCCAATtacagcaataatcatacataatttacttattttgtagtaatggaatgttagaaacgccttgatcaagtgatattaatCAAACAGCAAACAATAATAAGCAACactaggtatgagaaaaaccgacccatttattatttaatcaatgggttacataaagtaggTGTTGTGCacatcttgacctctgaggggcagtgtggtgcacgcagTGAGATATACGCGGTAACGAAGAAAGTAGAAGCCATGATAGAATAGTTATTATAAgttgtttttcaatttgaatcatatatgccagagagtattgttatattgcctgatTGTATGTGGGTTTTTTACAGCATTTTTGTACCAATACTCATTATTTTCAGAGCTGTAAGTCCACCGAGTTCAATGCTACTTTTCGTTAGGTCGCCAGTGGTGCTTTTCATTCATTGCTTGTTAGCGTTGCGCTAgcaatttatttgaacaaaaatgaagaaagcaactaagtctgtgatgtatATGAACATTCAATCGGTGTAATTTTTTGTGAtgtctgtttagttttacagcgAACTTCAACTGGCGTTCCAATAAACGACtgtaagcaagcaacattctctcttactccttgctactatgtaaGCACCTTAGCAAGCTGTTGTtatgatcacgtgggctctgcatgcgcTGCTCGATAGAAGTACTGGAGCGGAGCATAGAAatgactgcttgtataagagtggtcaAATCTGGTAAAAAATTTTGATCCAGTCCGTTCCAATTCGatccttgtttttttgctgacatcggaccgatttccaatctcaaagatcggatcgggacaccaCTAATAAAGAACTACGTGCTCTCACTTTTTGTAATTACTTTTGCGGCTTCGTCGGGGTCAGGGAGTGGCGTGACAGCAATAGAGTCGAGCTGTAAACCATTCACAAACCACCTCTCGTATTCAGCCTGAGAGCCATCTGTAAGCAGCAGGCTCTTGTTCGGTCTTGTCCATCTAGGATGGACTATGAGAAGGTTCTGCTTGTGGTCGTGGTCTACGCGACATTTGCTGAAGTGCACAGTGGTGTCCCTGCCGCAAGGACATTCAACACGATGGATGAAGTTGAAGCCTCCCAAGCGAGCCCCACACTTCTGACAGTTCAGCCTCCCCACAGTCCACTGGGCctaagaagaaagagaaagaactGC harbors:
- the rnf180b gene encoding E3 ubiquitin-protein ligase RNF180 isoform X1 gives rise to the protein MLRCRKCRKVVIESLQESEVTNENSEVACNIWHMDVDALPDWILTSIHQAQWTVGRLNCQKCGARLGGFNFIHRVECPCGRDTTVHFSKCRVDHDHKQNLLIVHPRWTRPNKSLLLTDGSQAEYERWFVNGLQLDSIAVTPLPDPDEAAKVITKRDSVSRSSPFPVLYPMDKDDEAAFSAVTGCSSVSAAREAPLECQMVHTVEHEGSSAENSQDDVSLYLRGTPMSYSAREQEETMVHGTVPASIVLHRQSKKEKNHLKSRRRKRRRRELWLQRQANSLSDLMLNSEEDEEEAGDRQGLTCAVCLDVYFHPYSCQPCSHVFCEPCLRKLAKNREESTPCPLCRALISHTEFHAELSRKAKASFPRVYHAREQYFQNASCVKWPLPSYRTPFFNLWGYRRYAVRAHRSWHFAHVSFTLQAFDLADVCGWFFGIRLANWMMAFLFLTLLLYYFYI
- the rnf180b gene encoding E3 ubiquitin-protein ligase RNF180 isoform X3, with the translated sequence MLRCRKCRKVVIESLQESEVTNENSEVACNIWHMDVDALPDWILTSIHQAQWTVGRLNCQKCGARLGGFNFIHRVECPCGRDTTVHFSKCRVDHDHKQNLLIVHPRWTRPNKSLLLTDGSQAEYERWFVNGLQLDSIAVTPLPDPDEAAKVITKRDSVSRSSPFPVLYPMDKDDEAAFSAVTGCSSVSAAREAPLECQMVHTVEHEGSSAENSQDDVSLYLRGTPMSYSAREQEETMVHGTVPASIVLHRQSKKEKNHLKSRRRKRRRRELWLQRQANSLSDLMLNSEEDEEEAGDRQGLTCAVCLDVYFHPYSCQPCSHVFCEPCLRKLAKNREESTPCPLCRALISHTEFHAGYRRYAVRAHRSWHFAHVSFTLQAFDLADVCGWFFGIRLANWMMAFLFLTLLLYYFYI
- the rnf180b gene encoding E3 ubiquitin-protein ligase RNF180 isoform X2; this translates as MDVDALPDWILTSIHQAQWTVGRLNCQKCGARLGGFNFIHRVECPCGRDTTVHFSKCRVDHDHKQNLLIVHPRWTRPNKSLLLTDGSQAEYERWFVNGLQLDSIAVTPLPDPDEAAKVITKRDSVSRSSPFPVLYPMDKDDEAAFSAVTGCSSVSAAREAPLECQMVHTVEHEGSSAENSQDDVSLYLRGTPMSYSAREQEETMVHGTVPASIVLHRQSKKEKNHLKSRRRKRRRRELWLQRQANSLSDLMLNSEEDEEEAGDRQGLTCAVCLDVYFHPYSCQPCSHVFCEPCLRKLAKNREESTPCPLCRALISHTEFHAELSRKAKASFPRVYHAREQYFQNASCVKWPLPSYRTPFFNLWGYRRYAVRAHRSWHFAHVSFTLQAFDLADVCGWFFGIRLANWMMAFLFLTLLLYYFYI